The following coding sequences are from one Gadus morhua chromosome 10, gadMor3.0, whole genome shotgun sequence window:
- the gabra6a gene encoding gamma-aminobutyric acid receptor subunit alpha-6a isoform X1: protein MTLFILLTFIWWANTGHVHGSHSANITAILDRLLDGYDNRLRPGSGGGITEVKTDFFVTSFGPVSDVEMDFTMDMFFRQMWVDERLKFEGPTEILRLNNRMVDKIWTPDTFFRNSKKSLAHNMTTPNKMFRIMQNGTVLYTMKLTVIGDCPMQLMDFPMDGHTCPLRFGSYAYTNREIVFTWRKGPIDSVDCPKESMSLLQYDLVGQSLSSTVFKSNTGHYSVMVVHFLLQRKLGYYLIQTYIPLIMVVVLSQVSFWINKESVPARTVAGITTVLTMTTLSISARQSLPKVAYATAMDWFIAVCFAFVASALIEFAAVNYFATLQAHRLKKQKAKLHEMEMIAEEDEDEALPDGFPRGTLKRRNHSMAPSEGTVPIFLQQGSAVPANPQLAGTSPIDQYSRVLFPLTFALFNIVYWSMYLSKDTMEKPRDMNSPSS, encoded by the exons ATGACTTTGTTCATTCTGCTTACTTTCATTTGGTGGGCAAA TACAGGTCATGTCCATGGAAGCCATTCAGCCAACATCACTGCAATCCTGGACCGACTGCTGGATGGCTACGACAACAGACTGCGTCCCGGCTCTGGCG GAGGGATAACCGAGGTGAAGACGGACTTCTTCGTCACCAGCTTTGGACCGGTTTCAGATGTTGAAATG GATTTCACCATGGACATGTTCTTCCGGCAAATGTGGGTGGACGAGAGGCTGAAGTTCGAAGGGCCAACCGAAATCCTGCGTCTTAACAACCGAATGGTGGACAAGATTTGGACCCCAGACACTTTCTTCCGCAACTCCAAGAAATCCCTGGCCCACAACATGACAACCCCTAATAAAATGTTCCGCATCATGCAGAATGGAACTGTGCTCTACACCATGAA GCTGACTGTCATCGGAGACTGTCCGATGCAGCTCATGGACTTCCCAATGGACGGCCACACCTGTCCTCTCCGGTTCGGGAGCT ATGCCTACACCAACCGTGAGATCGTGTTCACCTGGAGGAAGGGCCCCATCGACTCGGTGGACTGCCCCAAGGAGTCCATGAGCCTGCTGCAGTACGACCTGGTGGGCCAGTCGCTGTCCAGCACTGTCTTCAAGTCCAACACCG GTCACTACTCGGTGATGGtcgtccacttcctcctccagaGGAAGCTGGGCTACTACCTGATCCAGACCTACATCCCCCTCatcatggtggtggtgctgtcgCAGGTGTCCTTCTGGATCAACAAGGAGTCTGTTCCAGCCCGCACCGTCGCCG GCATCACCACCGTCCTCACCATGACAACGCTGAGCATCAGCGCCCGCCAGTCGCTGCCCAAGGTGGCCTACGCCACCGCCATGGACTGGTTCATCGCTGTGTGCTTCGCCTTCGTGGCGTCCGCGCTCATCGAGTTCGCGGCGGTCAACTACTTCGCCACGCTGCAGGCGCACCGTCTGAAGAAGCAGAAGGCCAAGCTGCACGAGATGGAGATGATCgccgaggaggacgaggacgaggctTTG cCGGACGGCTTCCCCCGGGGGACCCTGAAGAGGAGGAACCACTCCATGGCCCCCAGTGAGGGCACCGTGCCCATCTTCCTCCAGCAGGGCTCCGCAGTGCCGGCGAACCCCCAGCTGGCCGGGACCAGCCCCATCGACCAGTACTCCCGCGTCCTCTTCCCCCTCACCTTCGCCCTGTTCAACATCGTCTACTGGTCCATGTACCTGTCCAAGGACACCATGGAGAAGCCCAG AGACATGAATTCACCGTCCTCTTAG
- the gabra6a gene encoding gamma-aminobutyric acid receptor subunit alpha-6a isoform X2 encodes MDFTMDMFFRQMWVDERLKFEGPTEILRLNNRMVDKIWTPDTFFRNSKKSLAHNMTTPNKMFRIMQNGTVLYTMKLTVIGDCPMQLMDFPMDGHTCPLRFGSYAYTNREIVFTWRKGPIDSVDCPKESMSLLQYDLVGQSLSSTVFKSNTGHYSVMVVHFLLQRKLGYYLIQTYIPLIMVVVLSQVSFWINKESVPARTVAGITTVLTMTTLSISARQSLPKVAYATAMDWFIAVCFAFVASALIEFAAVNYFATLQAHRLKKQKAKLHEMEMIAEEDEDEALPDGFPRGTLKRRNHSMAPSEGTVPIFLQQGSAVPANPQLAGTSPIDQYSRVLFPLTFALFNIVYWSMYLSKDTMEKPRDMNSPSS; translated from the exons ATG GATTTCACCATGGACATGTTCTTCCGGCAAATGTGGGTGGACGAGAGGCTGAAGTTCGAAGGGCCAACCGAAATCCTGCGTCTTAACAACCGAATGGTGGACAAGATTTGGACCCCAGACACTTTCTTCCGCAACTCCAAGAAATCCCTGGCCCACAACATGACAACCCCTAATAAAATGTTCCGCATCATGCAGAATGGAACTGTGCTCTACACCATGAA GCTGACTGTCATCGGAGACTGTCCGATGCAGCTCATGGACTTCCCAATGGACGGCCACACCTGTCCTCTCCGGTTCGGGAGCT ATGCCTACACCAACCGTGAGATCGTGTTCACCTGGAGGAAGGGCCCCATCGACTCGGTGGACTGCCCCAAGGAGTCCATGAGCCTGCTGCAGTACGACCTGGTGGGCCAGTCGCTGTCCAGCACTGTCTTCAAGTCCAACACCG GTCACTACTCGGTGATGGtcgtccacttcctcctccagaGGAAGCTGGGCTACTACCTGATCCAGACCTACATCCCCCTCatcatggtggtggtgctgtcgCAGGTGTCCTTCTGGATCAACAAGGAGTCTGTTCCAGCCCGCACCGTCGCCG GCATCACCACCGTCCTCACCATGACAACGCTGAGCATCAGCGCCCGCCAGTCGCTGCCCAAGGTGGCCTACGCCACCGCCATGGACTGGTTCATCGCTGTGTGCTTCGCCTTCGTGGCGTCCGCGCTCATCGAGTTCGCGGCGGTCAACTACTTCGCCACGCTGCAGGCGCACCGTCTGAAGAAGCAGAAGGCCAAGCTGCACGAGATGGAGATGATCgccgaggaggacgaggacgaggctTTG cCGGACGGCTTCCCCCGGGGGACCCTGAAGAGGAGGAACCACTCCATGGCCCCCAGTGAGGGCACCGTGCCCATCTTCCTCCAGCAGGGCTCCGCAGTGCCGGCGAACCCCCAGCTGGCCGGGACCAGCCCCATCGACCAGTACTCCCGCGTCCTCTTCCCCCTCACCTTCGCCCTGTTCAACATCGTCTACTGGTCCATGTACCTGTCCAAGGACACCATGGAGAAGCCCAG AGACATGAATTCACCGTCCTCTTAG
- the gabrb2a gene encoding gamma-aminobutyric acid receptor subunit beta-2a encodes MGRIRKNHFGFLIFSLLGTFIHSQSIKDIRDPSNMPLVKDTVDRLMKGYDIRLRPDFGGAPVAVGMNIDISSIDMVSEVNMDYTLTMYFQQAWRDKRLSYSEIALNLTLDNRVADQLWVPDTYFLNDKKSFVHGVTVKNRMIRLHPDGTVLYGLR; translated from the exons ATGGGGAGGATCAGGAAAAATCACTTTGGATTTTTGATCTTTTCGTTGCTCGGGACTTTTATTCACAGCCAAAG CATCAAGGATATCAGAGACCCGAGTAACATGCCTCTGGTGAAAGACACGGTGGACAGGCTGATGAAGGGGTACGACATTCGGTTGAGGCCGGATTTCGGAG gtGCGCCCGTGGCGGTTGGAATGAATATAGACATCTCTAGTATCGACATGGTGTCTGAAGTCAACATG gACTACACCCTGACCATGTACTTCCAACAAGCGTGGCGGGACAAGCGCCTGTCCTACTCGGAGATCGCCCTGAACCTGACGCTGGACAACCGCGTGGCGGACCAGCTCTGGGTGCCCGACACCTACTTCCTGAACGACAAGAAGTCCTTCGTCCACGGCGTCACCGTGAAGAACCGCATGATCCGCCTGCATCCGGACGGCACGGTGCTGTACGGCCTCAGGTGA